From a single Gimesia fumaroli genomic region:
- a CDS encoding tripartite tricarboxylate transporter substrate-binding protein: MDAIQTTVVQLSTPLSLTLIFVGTSLGIFVGAIPGLTGAMLIALTLPLTFTLDPQLAMTLLVSMYVGSISGGLITGTLLRMPGTPASVMTTLDGYPMTQQGQPGRALGLGIYASLVGGLISCVFLVTLSAPIARWSTQLGPFEYFSLVLMALVLIATIDGASLTRSLFSGTLGILAAMPGISAATGEVRLTLGFTPLNGGFKLLPVLIGMFAINQVLRDIANIDQKVPRVSVTHSGLWLTFRDWKNQWVNMLRSSFIGTFIGILPGIGANIGSIAAYSAAKNSSKTPQKFGSGSAEGIIASEAANNATVGGALIPLVAMGIPGSVIDAILLGALVLHGLQPGPRLFSDHPELVHTIMGTYFLANLVMFAVMIASVGFLAKLVRFPRPFLLPIIFTFCIAGAFALSNRMFDVWVMLGFGLLGLVLERNRIPLAPFVIGFVLGPIAEENLCAGLMSSHGSWLPIITRPISLLFVAISALLLMVPLVRRFRKQSDSKKETLHDDAEKTTALNSSEILSENAEDESHSFWSRYGLPVWHTVAVMAIIGMIVFQFSGFFANQHELTQFPQRPVQVVVPFSAGGGTDLFVRIIQKSITENKLLKQPVVIINQPGGSSTIGSRNVKQARPDGYKILCNHEGIITSKYSGKVNYGPEAFDPIAQTGEINLVVATHQNAWYKNLAELLHYAENHPGKVQFGTNFGAVAHFAAKKIEQASGGEYFNYVQSGDGQKRYTMLIGGHIDATIFSLAEFLSYQGDGQIRALAVLSDKRQSALPDVSTAREQHLDAVVGNSFYWWAPKGTPQERIDLLADTLEQAMQSDSVRNSLRELSIAPVFYRGEKLNENISQSEKKFSELVPGSTVQLPDFPFYMIMVILLLMSIIVVQEKLLSQTPSTNRFSSCKPRIWLAVICFVLLCGYVLVLEQGWLSYWLATAFMVAVTGGAMAKWQPNYLLILIELSLLTGLGTEIVFTSVFSVVLP; the protein is encoded by the coding sequence ATGGATGCGATTCAAACTACAGTTGTTCAATTATCTACACCTCTCAGCCTGACGCTGATTTTTGTGGGAACATCGCTTGGTATCTTCGTGGGTGCGATTCCCGGTTTAACCGGCGCCATGTTGATTGCACTTACGTTGCCGTTGACGTTTACCCTCGATCCTCAACTGGCGATGACATTGTTAGTGAGTATGTATGTGGGATCAATCAGCGGTGGCTTGATAACCGGCACACTCTTGCGAATGCCCGGCACGCCCGCCTCTGTAATGACAACGCTTGATGGTTACCCCATGACGCAACAAGGTCAGCCCGGTCGTGCGCTGGGGCTGGGAATATATGCTTCCCTGGTGGGTGGTTTAATTTCCTGTGTGTTTTTAGTCACCTTGTCTGCCCCAATTGCCCGCTGGTCAACACAATTGGGACCTTTTGAATATTTCTCGCTGGTATTAATGGCCCTGGTATTAATCGCGACCATTGATGGTGCATCGCTGACGCGGTCACTCTTTTCGGGAACATTGGGAATTTTGGCAGCCATGCCGGGGATTTCCGCAGCCACAGGCGAAGTGCGACTCACATTAGGGTTCACTCCTCTCAATGGTGGTTTCAAGTTGTTGCCCGTGTTAATTGGAATGTTTGCGATCAATCAGGTGCTGCGCGATATTGCGAATATTGACCAAAAAGTTCCGCGCGTCTCGGTAACACACAGTGGGTTGTGGCTTACTTTCAGAGATTGGAAAAATCAATGGGTTAATATGTTGCGGTCTTCCTTTATTGGAACGTTTATTGGAATACTTCCCGGCATTGGTGCAAACATCGGCTCGATAGCCGCTTATTCAGCCGCCAAAAACAGTTCCAAAACTCCGCAGAAATTCGGTTCCGGTTCTGCGGAGGGAATTATTGCTTCAGAAGCAGCCAATAATGCGACTGTAGGGGGGGCTTTAATTCCACTCGTAGCGATGGGCATCCCCGGCAGTGTGATCGATGCCATTTTGCTCGGCGCATTAGTTCTGCATGGTTTGCAACCAGGTCCGCGGTTATTCAGCGATCATCCCGAACTCGTGCATACCATTATGGGAACCTATTTTCTGGCAAATCTGGTCATGTTTGCGGTGATGATCGCATCAGTCGGTTTTCTGGCAAAACTGGTACGGTTTCCACGTCCTTTTTTGTTGCCCATTATTTTCACCTTTTGCATTGCCGGAGCATTTGCGTTGTCGAACCGAATGTTCGATGTCTGGGTGATGCTCGGTTTCGGGCTGCTGGGACTGGTATTAGAGCGAAACCGAATCCCATTGGCCCCCTTTGTCATTGGTTTTGTCTTAGGTCCGATTGCTGAAGAAAATTTGTGCGCCGGGCTAATGTCATCGCATGGTAGCTGGTTACCGATCATCACTCGGCCAATTTCTTTACTCTTTGTCGCCATCTCTGCATTATTGCTGATGGTGCCGCTTGTGCGTCGGTTCCGCAAACAATCGGACAGCAAAAAAGAGACCTTGCATGATGATGCCGAAAAGACGACTGCTCTTAATTCCTCAGAAATATTGAGTGAAAACGCAGAAGATGAGTCTCACTCATTTTGGAGTCGATACGGTTTACCAGTTTGGCATACCGTTGCGGTGATGGCCATTATTGGCATGATCGTCTTTCAGTTTTCTGGTTTCTTCGCGAATCAACATGAGCTGACGCAATTTCCACAACGCCCCGTTCAGGTTGTCGTGCCGTTTTCTGCAGGAGGCGGAACGGACCTGTTTGTCAGAATTATTCAAAAGTCCATCACCGAGAACAAGCTGCTGAAACAACCTGTCGTCATCATTAATCAGCCGGGGGGCAGTAGTACGATTGGGAGCCGAAATGTCAAACAGGCGCGGCCTGATGGTTACAAAATACTCTGTAACCATGAGGGGATTATTACATCGAAATACTCCGGCAAAGTGAACTACGGTCCGGAGGCTTTTGATCCGATTGCCCAAACGGGAGAGATTAACCTGGTGGTAGCCACGCATCAAAATGCCTGGTACAAAAATCTGGCTGAGCTGTTGCATTATGCCGAGAACCATCCTGGTAAAGTTCAATTTGGAACCAATTTCGGGGCAGTCGCCCATTTCGCTGCCAAAAAGATAGAACAGGCCTCTGGTGGAGAATATTTTAATTATGTGCAATCGGGAGATGGGCAAAAGCGATATACGATGCTCATTGGTGGTCATATCGATGCCACCATTTTTTCGCTGGCAGAATTTCTGTCCTACCAGGGAGACGGGCAGATTCGCGCTTTGGCAGTATTGTCTGACAAGAGGCAATCCGCCCTGCCAGACGTTTCGACGGCTCGTGAACAGCATCTCGATGCCGTGGTTGGTAACTCGTTTTACTGGTGGGCACCCAAAGGCACTCCGCAAGAGCGAATTGATCTACTGGCAGATACACTGGAACAGGCGATGCAATCTGATTCTGTGCGGAATAGTTTGCGGGAGTTGTCTATTGCACCGGTGTTTTATCGGGGCGAGAAATTAAATGAGAACATCAGCCAAAGTGAGAAGAAATTCAGCGAACTGGTTCCTGGCTCAACAGTTCAGCTTCCTGATTTTCCTTTCTATATGATCATGGTAATTCTCTTATTGATGAGTATTATCGTCGTACAGGAAAAACTTCTCAGTCAAACACCATCAACAAATAGATTCTCAAGCTGCAAGCCGCGCATCTGGCTGGCCGTTATTTGTTTTGTACTGCTTTGCGGTTATGTGCTGGTGTTAGAGCAGGGCTGGCTCAGTTACTGGCTGGCAACGGCATTCATGGTTGCAGTCACTGGGGGAGCTATGGCAAAATGGCAACCGAACTATTTGTTAATTCTCATCGAACTCTCTTTGTTGACTGGGTTGGGTACAGAAATTGTGTTCACATCAGTATTCTCTGTTGTACTGCCGTAA
- a CDS encoding ATP-binding protein, whose amino-acid sequence MSSDEHFEVTIPSDTSEGQAVQARIVEALEVREYPDRDVFAVRLALEEALVNAIKHGNRMSPDKSVEINCWLSDERVRIEIQDEGEGFDRTDVPDPTLLENLERPCGRGIMLMGAFMNLIEYNEQGNKVTLEKVKGVAPEQPDAEAE is encoded by the coding sequence ATGTCATCGGACGAACATTTTGAAGTAACGATTCCCAGCGATACCTCGGAAGGTCAGGCTGTTCAAGCCAGAATTGTCGAGGCTCTTGAGGTACGTGAGTATCCAGATCGCGATGTCTTTGCTGTGCGCCTCGCTTTAGAAGAGGCGCTGGTGAATGCCATTAAGCATGGTAATCGAATGTCGCCTGACAAAAGCGTCGAAATCAACTGCTGGTTGAGCGACGAACGGGTTCGCATAGAAATCCAGGATGAAGGCGAAGGGTTCGATCGGACCGATGTCCCGGATCCTACCCTGCTGGAAAATCTCGAACGTCCCTGTGGCCGGGGAATTATGCTGATGGGGGCCTTTATGAACCTCATCGAGTACAATGAGCAAGGCAATAAAGTCACCCTGGAAAAGGTTAAAGGGGTGGCCCCCGAACAGCCGGACGCCGAAGCTGAGTGA
- a CDS encoding STAS domain-containing protein, whose translation MAAGHRRVDIEEVNDVTIAKFIDKKILDEGNIQIIGTQLFGLVDEDGRKKIILDFSNVEYLSSAALGKLITLDKKVKKAKGKLKLCSIRPDIYEVFAITRLNQLFDIAETQEAALEGF comes from the coding sequence ATGGCAGCTGGTCACCGTCGTGTTGACATCGAGGAAGTCAATGATGTCACCATTGCAAAGTTTATTGACAAGAAGATCCTTGATGAGGGGAATATCCAGATCATCGGGACTCAGTTATTTGGGCTTGTTGATGAAGATGGTCGCAAGAAGATTATTCTCGACTTTTCCAATGTCGAATATCTTTCCAGTGCTGCACTCGGAAAGTTAATTACACTGGATAAAAAAGTGAAAAAGGCAAAGGGGAAATTGAAACTTTGTTCAATTCGTCCTGATATCTATGAAGTATTCGCCATTACAAGACTGAATCAACTTTTTGATATTGCCGAAACACAGGAAGCTGCTCTCGAAGGGTTTTAG
- a CDS encoding dimethylarginine dimethylaminohydrolase family protein, which translates to MKFNTPTILMCPPDFYGIEYEINPWMSRSQQSNLDVARQQWEALHQLLQTLKAQIKLMTPVKGLPDLVFTANAGLVWKDKVFLSQFRHEARQGETAVDRDWFQEAGFETIEMPDDYFFEGAGDALFCGDTLFAGYLIRSDVKALQWVAGEINCRVIPLQLVDEFYYHLDTCFCPLSETEAIYYPPAFDSYAQQALKEHIPHLIPVVDQEAQRFACNAVVIGKSVALNTGCPQLEKALKERGYEAHSTPLDEFIKAGGSAKCLTLRLDGECAAAWP; encoded by the coding sequence TTGAAATTCAACACCCCCACCATCTTAATGTGTCCGCCCGATTTTTATGGGATTGAATACGAAATCAATCCCTGGATGAGCCGCAGTCAGCAAAGTAATCTCGACGTGGCCCGGCAGCAGTGGGAGGCTTTGCATCAGCTTCTACAGACGTTAAAAGCCCAGATAAAATTAATGACGCCCGTGAAGGGACTACCCGATCTCGTCTTTACGGCGAACGCCGGCCTTGTCTGGAAAGACAAGGTATTTTTGTCCCAATTTCGCCATGAAGCGCGACAGGGAGAAACTGCCGTCGATCGGGACTGGTTTCAAGAGGCCGGCTTTGAAACGATAGAGATGCCCGACGATTATTTCTTTGAAGGGGCCGGCGATGCGCTTTTTTGTGGAGACACCCTCTTTGCCGGTTATCTGATTCGCAGCGATGTGAAGGCGCTGCAATGGGTGGCTGGTGAAATAAACTGCCGCGTGATTCCGTTACAGCTGGTCGATGAATTCTACTATCATCTCGATACCTGCTTCTGCCCGCTGAGTGAGACGGAAGCCATATATTATCCGCCCGCTTTTGACAGCTATGCACAACAGGCTTTGAAAGAACATATTCCGCATCTGATTCCCGTGGTGGATCAGGAAGCCCAGCGGTTTGCCTGTAATGCAGTCGTGATCGGGAAATCGGTGGCCTTGAATACCGGCTGCCCGCAACTGGAAAAAGCTCTCAAGGAACGTGGTTATGAGGCACACAGCACGCCCTTGGATGAATTCATCAAAGCAGGCGGCTCTGCGAAATGTTTGACCTTAAGGTTGGACGGAGAGTGTGCGGCTGCTTGGCCTTGA
- a CDS encoding M3 family oligoendopeptidase gives MTEATSYPLTWDLASLYPHPEHADFESVLKQMKASLEGLVSQVAELSTSTNPETDAGIWGDFLTDYQAAIAELAGLFACLECYCSEDANNKHYQILMARLASIRPLRENIETQLQLTVRELSDEVLQQFCQQDARIQEIQFFLEDCKRNATLRLPKEQEILASQLAVDGLHAWGRLYDRLSGDLKIRIMEKGELVERSPGQVHFDSPERSIRENNFFAANKAWDTIADSCADALNHLSGTRLTIYSHLPVTDHLDAPLIYNRMQRSTLDTMWSVISKRKQKLVQFLEKKAEMLGLSQLCWYDLNAPLPLSGGESPEIHYDRACELIVNSFDQFSPDLSEFAERALRERWIEAENRPGKRQGGFCTTFPVQKQSRIFMTYTNSADSMSTLAHELGHAYHSYVLKDVPYALSDYPMNLAETASTFAEAVLGEQRLKAAKSKAEELQILDGMLGDSVAFMMNIHSRFLFEDRLHQERQEGELTPDRFSELMQQAQKEAYAGALDDAGWNPQFWISKLHFYISELPFYNFPYTFGYLLSLGVYALADTFSDPSEFAEKYRELLIATGCQVTEEAVANTFGYQLGETDFWNKSIDIIDRRVDRFLELAE, from the coding sequence ATGACTGAGGCAACTTCGTACCCCCTGACCTGGGATCTGGCTTCCCTGTACCCTCACCCGGAGCACGCTGACTTTGAATCCGTTTTGAAGCAGATGAAAGCGTCACTGGAGGGACTGGTCTCACAAGTTGCTGAATTGTCAACGTCTACCAATCCAGAAACGGATGCCGGCATCTGGGGTGATTTTCTCACGGACTACCAAGCTGCTATCGCCGAACTCGCGGGGCTTTTCGCCTGCCTGGAGTGTTACTGTTCCGAAGATGCGAATAATAAACACTACCAGATCTTAATGGCGCGTCTGGCCAGTATCCGTCCCTTACGCGAAAATATAGAAACACAACTGCAACTCACGGTGCGAGAACTTTCTGATGAAGTCCTGCAGCAATTCTGCCAGCAGGATGCGCGGATTCAAGAGATCCAATTCTTCCTGGAAGACTGCAAACGGAATGCCACACTCAGACTGCCTAAGGAACAGGAGATTCTGGCGTCGCAACTGGCGGTCGACGGTTTGCATGCCTGGGGACGTTTGTATGACCGTCTATCGGGCGATCTGAAAATTCGGATTATGGAAAAGGGGGAACTGGTCGAACGCTCTCCCGGCCAGGTCCACTTTGATTCACCAGAGCGCTCGATTCGCGAAAATAATTTCTTTGCTGCGAACAAAGCCTGGGACACGATCGCCGATTCCTGTGCTGACGCGTTGAATCATCTCTCGGGAACCAGGCTCACCATATACAGTCATCTGCCGGTTACCGATCATCTGGATGCCCCGTTGATCTATAATCGGATGCAGCGCAGCACTCTGGATACCATGTGGTCTGTCATTTCGAAGCGTAAACAGAAGCTAGTGCAATTTCTGGAAAAGAAAGCCGAAATGCTGGGGCTTTCCCAACTCTGCTGGTACGACCTGAATGCACCACTGCCTCTATCAGGTGGCGAATCGCCGGAGATTCACTACGATCGCGCGTGCGAACTGATTGTCAATTCCTTCGACCAGTTCAGCCCCGACTTAAGTGAGTTCGCCGAACGGGCACTCCGTGAACGCTGGATCGAAGCGGAGAATCGGCCTGGGAAACGACAGGGGGGCTTCTGCACGACGTTCCCGGTTCAGAAGCAGTCACGCATTTTCATGACCTACACTAATTCCGCCGACAGCATGTCGACGCTGGCGCATGAACTGGGACACGCCTATCATTCGTATGTCCTCAAAGATGTACCTTACGCACTCAGTGACTATCCAATGAACCTGGCAGAAACCGCATCCACGTTTGCCGAAGCGGTACTCGGGGAGCAACGCCTGAAAGCCGCGAAGTCGAAAGCAGAAGAACTGCAGATCCTGGACGGCATGCTGGGAGACTCGGTGGCCTTCATGATGAATATCCACTCCCGCTTCCTGTTTGAAGACCGGCTGCACCAGGAACGGCAGGAAGGCGAATTGACGCCCGACCGTTTTTCCGAGTTGATGCAACAGGCCCAGAAGGAAGCGTATGCCGGTGCCTTGGATGACGCAGGCTGGAATCCGCAGTTCTGGATTTCCAAACTACATTTTTATATCAGCGAATTACCGTTCTATAATTTTCCTTATACGTTTGGCTATTTACTCTCGCTTGGCGTTTATGCATTGGCTGATACGTTTTCCGATCCGTCGGAATTCGCTGAAAAATACCGTGAACTGCTGATTGCCACCGGGTGTCAGGTGACTGAAGAAGCTGTTGCGAATACATTTGGCTACCAGTTGGGAGAAACCGACTTCTGGAACAAGAGTATTGATATCATTGATCGCCGGGTCGACCGTTTCCTGGAACTGGCAGAGTAA
- the metX gene encoding homoserine O-acetyltransferase MetX — MATQQETTEARQHSGVGFVQTKLATLFVPPHWLKLAGGGELGPIQVAYETYGELTPAKDNAIFICHALTGDAHAAGYYEDDDEKAKPGWWDDLIGPGRTLDTDKYFVICANVLGGCQGTTGPGSINSETNQPYRLNFPFITVGDIVEVHSALTRHLGIEQLLAVIGGSLGGMQVLEWAARFPKQLRSAICLASAAQLSAQGIAFNAVGRRAIKTDPEYKDGEYEAGAGPRYGLALARMIAHITYLSDQSIEMKFGRRLQDHDTFTYEMLPEVEFQVESYLHYQGKRFVERFDANSYLYLTRAMDYFDLESQYGSLTNALGKTDARFLIASYDSDWLFTTTQSKEILRALIECGKHVSFIELKSPFGHDSFLIEIEQLQNMITPFLEQAYQSQLIESAQKT, encoded by the coding sequence ATGGCAACACAACAGGAAACAACGGAAGCTCGCCAACATTCAGGGGTGGGTTTTGTTCAGACCAAACTGGCGACCTTGTTTGTGCCTCCTCACTGGTTGAAACTGGCCGGGGGTGGTGAACTGGGGCCGATTCAGGTGGCCTATGAAACGTATGGCGAATTGACGCCGGCGAAAGACAATGCCATCTTCATCTGCCATGCGCTCACCGGCGATGCTCACGCAGCCGGCTACTATGAAGATGATGACGAAAAGGCAAAACCGGGCTGGTGGGATGATCTGATCGGACCCGGTCGAACTCTGGACACCGATAAATACTTTGTGATCTGCGCTAATGTGTTGGGCGGCTGTCAGGGGACAACGGGCCCCGGAAGTATTAATTCCGAAACCAATCAGCCATATCGGCTTAATTTTCCTTTCATCACAGTAGGTGATATTGTCGAAGTGCATTCCGCATTAACCCGGCATCTGGGCATCGAGCAATTGCTGGCCGTGATTGGGGGGAGCCTGGGAGGCATGCAGGTACTGGAGTGGGCAGCGCGTTTTCCCAAACAGTTGCGCAGTGCGATCTGTCTGGCATCGGCGGCTCAACTTTCGGCCCAGGGAATCGCCTTTAACGCCGTTGGCAGACGCGCCATCAAAACCGATCCCGAATACAAAGACGGGGAATACGAAGCAGGCGCCGGCCCTCGCTATGGTTTGGCATTAGCCCGCATGATTGCCCACATTACTTATCTGTCAGACCAGTCGATTGAAATGAAATTCGGTCGCCGCCTGCAGGATCACGATACCTTCACGTATGAAATGCTGCCGGAAGTCGAGTTCCAGGTCGAGAGCTATCTGCATTATCAGGGTAAACGATTCGTGGAACGGTTTGACGCCAACAGCTATCTCTACCTCACGCGGGCGATGGACTATTTTGATCTCGAATCACAATATGGTTCGCTGACCAACGCCCTGGGAAAAACCGATGCCCGGTTTTTAATTGCTTCTTACGACTCGGACTGGCTGTTTACCACCACTCAAAGTAAAGAAATCCTGCGAGCACTGATTGAATGCGGCAAGCATGTGTCGTTTATCGAATTAAAAAGCCCGTTCGGCCACGACTCTTTTTTGATTGAAATTGAACAACTGCAAAACATGATCACTCCCTTTCTGGAACAGGCCTATCAGAGCCAGCTGATTGAGAGTGCTCAAAAAACATAA
- the metW gene encoding methionine biosynthesis protein MetW: MQDPSLEMTDRMLLEQIQPGSRVLDLGCGDGRLLARLREERGASVLGIEIDITQHHAAIARGVPVIQADLDEGLQDIPDGSFDYVVLSQTLQQVLHPKQLLEEMVRVAKRALVVVPNFGNWRIRLQVLKQGRAPVTEVLPYEWYNTPNLHLMSMHDFQDLMRLLGIEILQEIPIINHRAVERAWLANLRAQHVLYVLQRQCEPHPVSQSKNNAESELESLKPGSR; encoded by the coding sequence ATGCAAGACCCGTCACTGGAAATGACGGATAGAATGCTGCTGGAACAGATTCAGCCAGGCAGTCGCGTACTCGACCTGGGTTGCGGCGATGGTCGCCTGCTGGCCCGGTTGCGCGAAGAACGCGGGGCTTCGGTACTGGGCATTGAAATCGATATCACACAACATCACGCCGCGATCGCCCGCGGTGTTCCCGTGATTCAGGCCGACCTGGATGAAGGCTTACAGGACATTCCCGATGGCTCCTTCGATTACGTGGTCCTGAGCCAGACACTGCAACAGGTGTTGCACCCGAAACAGCTGCTGGAAGAAATGGTCCGTGTTGCAAAGCGGGCACTGGTTGTCGTTCCCAATTTTGGAAACTGGCGGATTCGACTCCAGGTTTTAAAACAGGGACGTGCCCCGGTGACCGAGGTCTTACCCTATGAATGGTATAACACACCCAACCTGCACCTGATGTCGATGCACGATTTTCAGGACCTGATGCGGCTGCTGGGAATCGAAATTCTCCAGGAAATCCCGATTATTAACCATCGTGCCGTCGAACGCGCCTGGCTGGCGAACCTGCGTGCCCAGCATGTGCTCTATGTTCTGCAACGACAATGCGAACCTCATCCGGTCTCCCAAAGTAAAAACAACGCGGAGAGCGAACTGGAATCTCTCAAACCTGGTTCGCGATAA
- a CDS encoding ParA family protein: MRIIAIMNQKGGVGKTTSSVNMAAGLAMQGKKVCLVDLDPQGHASLHLGIEPMGNVPTAYDVFSGFKTLAETRQLVAKNLWVVPATLDLAATELELVDAENREIVLREAIKKMAETEPFDYLIMDCPPSLGVLTVNALTAATEVIIPLQPHFFALQGLSKLLETTALVRRRLNRNLKISGVVLCLYETGTRLAADVTDDLCAFLGESDPEAPWADAKVFQSRIRRNIKLAEAPSYGQSVFDYSSSCPGAKDYAGLVEEIIAGEQAEESPLQQAA, translated from the coding sequence ATGCGTATCATTGCAATCATGAATCAAAAAGGGGGCGTCGGCAAAACGACGTCAAGCGTGAACATGGCTGCCGGGCTGGCAATGCAAGGCAAAAAAGTCTGCCTGGTTGACCTCGATCCGCAGGGCCATGCTTCGTTACATCTGGGCATTGAACCGATGGGAAATGTTCCCACGGCCTATGATGTCTTTTCAGGATTCAAAACCCTGGCGGAAACCCGCCAACTGGTCGCTAAAAATTTATGGGTCGTTCCCGCGACACTCGATCTTGCGGCCACTGAACTGGAACTGGTTGACGCCGAGAACCGGGAAATCGTTCTGCGCGAGGCCATCAAGAAAATGGCGGAAACGGAACCCTTTGATTACCTGATCATGGACTGCCCCCCTTCTCTGGGTGTGTTGACGGTCAACGCATTGACGGCGGCCACCGAGGTCATCATTCCGCTGCAACCTCACTTTTTTGCGCTGCAGGGTTTATCCAAGCTGTTGGAAACGACGGCTCTGGTACGGCGTCGCTTGAATCGCAATTTGAAAATTTCCGGCGTCGTATTATGTCTCTATGAAACGGGAACTCGATTGGCAGCCGACGTCACCGACGACTTGTGTGCCTTTTTGGGCGAAAGCGATCCAGAGGCTCCCTGGGCTGATGCCAAAGTCTTCCAGAGTCGAATCCGACGGAACATCAAACTGGCAGAAGCCCCCAGCTACGGGCAATCTGTGTTTGACTATTCCAGTTCGTGTCCGGGCGCCAAAGACTACGCCGGTCTGGTTGAGGAAATCATCGCTGGAGAGCAGGCAGAAGAGTCCCCTCTGCAACAGGCAGCCTGA
- a CDS encoding oxidoreductase codes for MAKFYKYKTPADVVADSERLGCPIQVSDNFDVLYQPIQIGHLVAKSRLGIQPMEGCDGTTDGFPDELTYRRYQRFGAGGASLIWGEATAIGPEARMNPRQLMINDKTASALETMLGGCRDAHKEAFGSDDGLVIGLQLTHSGRFSFEKPLVVTRDQVLDPRTIDKSTGRPIDDSYPVLTDDDLKRIEDQYVTSAKLAESIGVGFVDIKQCHRYLLSELLAAKNRPGEYGGSLENRTRLVRNLVKRIREECPSLVIGTRMNGYDGIPYQGLGDDFVGAPCPHELPLQTAFGTDPNDHLKEDLTEPLEVAKLLKEWGVGMINISNGNPYANPHIVRPAEFPPTDGYHAPEHPLIGVARHFRIASQIQAAVPEIPVVGSGYSWLQDFAMHAAAANVEQGKISIVGMGRATLSQPEFAKMLKEEGKLKRKTVCRTFSYCTNLMRTKDHPLGQYPTGCPPFDKEVYDPLWKEAKAKLEEKQKPASE; via the coding sequence ATGGCAAAATTTTATAAATATAAAACTCCCGCAGATGTCGTCGCCGATTCAGAACGTCTAGGCTGCCCGATTCAAGTCTCGGATAACTTTGATGTGCTGTATCAACCGATTCAAATCGGACATCTGGTAGCCAAAAGTCGTCTAGGCATTCAGCCGATGGAAGGCTGTGACGGCACCACCGACGGCTTTCCTGATGAATTGACCTACCGCCGCTATCAACGCTTTGGTGCAGGTGGCGCTTCGTTAATCTGGGGAGAAGCGACGGCTATCGGCCCGGAAGCACGAATGAACCCGCGGCAGTTGATGATCAACGACAAAACGGCGTCTGCTTTAGAAACCATGCTCGGCGGTTGTCGCGACGCACACAAAGAAGCCTTTGGTTCTGACGACGGACTGGTCATTGGTCTGCAACTGACGCACTCGGGCCGTTTCAGTTTTGAAAAGCCGCTGGTCGTGACGCGGGATCAGGTGCTTGATCCGCGAACGATTGATAAATCGACGGGCCGTCCCATCGATGACAGCTATCCGGTTCTCACAGATGACGATTTAAAACGCATCGAAGATCAGTATGTAACCTCTGCAAAACTGGCCGAGTCAATCGGAGTCGGGTTTGTAGATATCAAACAGTGTCATCGTTATCTGCTTTCAGAATTACTGGCAGCGAAAAATCGTCCGGGCGAGTATGGCGGCTCATTGGAAAACCGGACGCGTCTGGTTCGGAATTTGGTCAAACGCATTCGAGAAGAGTGCCCGAGTCTGGTGATCGGCACCCGTATGAACGGCTACGACGGGATTCCCTATCAAGGCTTGGGCGATGACTTTGTAGGAGCCCCCTGTCCTCATGAGTTGCCGTTACAGACGGCCTTTGGTACTGATCCGAACGACCATTTAAAAGAAGATTTGACCGAACCACTGGAAGTGGCCAAACTTCTCAAAGAGTGGGGTGTCGGCATGATCAATATTTCGAACGGAAATCCGTATGCCAATCCGCATATTGTGCGTCCTGCCGAGTTTCCGCCGACCGATGGTTATCACGCGCCCGAGCATCCCCTGATCGGCGTCGCACGGCACTTCCGGATTGCCTCACAGATCCAAGCTGCTGTTCCCGAAATACCGGTCGTGGGCAGTGGTTACAGCTGGCTTCAGGATTTTGCGATGCACGCCGCTGCCGCGAACGTTGAACAGGGAAAAATCTCTATTGTCGGCATGGGGCGCGCTACATTGTCGCAACCGGAGTTTGCCAAAATGCTGAAGGAAGAAGGGAAACTCAAGCGGAAAACTGTCTGCCGTACGTTTTCTTATTGCACCAACCTGATGCGCACGAAGGACCATCCACTCGGACAGTACCCGACAGGATGTCCTCCGTTTGATAAAGAGGTTTATGATCCACTGTGGAAAGAAGCCAAGGCGAAGTTGGAAGAAAAACAGAAGCCGGCGTCTGAGTAA